One Oryza brachyantha chromosome 3, ObraRS2, whole genome shotgun sequence DNA segment encodes these proteins:
- the LOC102722281 gene encoding replication protein A 70 kDa DNA-binding subunit B, protein MDADAAPSVTRGAVAFILENPSPAAADVPGIVLQVVDLKPIGSRFTFMASDGEAKIKTMLPTQFLPEVRSGNLQNLGLIRVLDYTCNTIPSQSEKALIITKCEVVAKALDSEIKSEADEQEEKKPAIVLNPKEESVEPAALSKPTNAPPPPAPIALKPKQEVKSASQIVYEQRGNAAPAARLAMTRRVHPLISLNPYQGNWVIKVRVTSKGNLRTYRNARGEGCVFNVELTDEDGTQIQATMFNEAAKKFYPMFELGKVYYISKGSLRIANKQFKTVHNDYEMTLNENAVVEEAEGETFIPQIQYNFVKIDQLGPYVGGRELVDVIGVVQSVSPTLSIRRKIDNETIPKRDIVVADDSSKTVTISLWNDLATTTGQELLDMVDSAPIVAIKCMKVSDFQGLSLSTVGKSTIAVNPDLPEAEKLRAWYDSEGKGTSMASVGSDMGASRAGGARSMYSDRVFLSHITSDPNLGQDKPVFFSLNAYISLIKPDQTMWYRACKTCNKKVTEGIGSGYWCEGCQKNDAECSLRYIMVIKVSDPTGEAWFSLFNDQAERIVGCSADELDRIRKEEGDDSYLLKLKEATWVPHLFRVSVTQNEYMNEKRQRITVRSEAPVDHAAEAKYLLEEIAKLTAF, encoded by the exons ATGGACGCTGATGCGGCACCGTCTGTGACGCGGGGCGCGGTGGCGTTCATCCTGGAGaacccgtcgccggcggccgccgacgtGCCGGGGATCGTCCTCCAGGTCGTCGACCTCAAGCCCATCGGCAGCCGCTTCAC TTTCATGGCGAGCGATGGCGAGGCCAAGATAAAGACGATGCTCCCCACCCAGTTCTTGCCGGAGGTGCGCTCCGGCAACCTCCAGAATCTCGGCCTCATCCGCGTCCTCGACTACACCTGCAACACCATCCCCAGCCAGTCGGAGAA GGCCTTGATTATCACCAAGTGCGAGGTCGTCGCCAAGGCGCTGGATTCCGAGATCAAGAGCGAGGCGGACGAacaagaggagaagaagcCAGCGATCGTCTTGAACCCAAAGGAGGAATCCGTCGAACCCGCGGCGCTCTCCAAGCCCAcgaacgcgccgccgccccctgcTCCGATCGCGCTGAAGCCCAAGCAGGAGGTGAAGTCCGCCTCTCAGATCGTGTACGAGCAGCGCGGGAA TGCTGCTCCTGCGGCGCGCTTGGCCATGACGAGGAGGGTGCATCCATTGATCTCCCTGAACCCCTACCAGGGCAACTGGGTCATCAAGGTGCGCGTCACAAGCAAGGGCAACCTGAGGACGTACAGGAATGCTCGTGGAGAAGGCTGCGTCTTCAACGTGGAGCTCACCGATGAGGAT GGCACCCAGATCCAGGCCACCATGTTCAACGAGGCCGCAAAGAAGTTCTACCCGATGTTTGAGCTGGGGAAGGTCTACTACATCTCCAAGGGCTCTCTCAGAATCGCCAACAAGCAGTTCAAGACTGTCCATAATGACTACGAGATGACTCTGAATGAAAATGCTGTTGTCGAGGAAGCGGAGGGTGAAACATTTATCCCACAGATTCAGTACAACTTTGTCAAAATTGATCAGCTAGGACCATATGTCGGTGGCAGGGAGCTAGTAG ATGTCATCGGGGTTGTTCAGAGCGTATCTCCTACTCTGAGCATTAGGAGAAAGATTGACAATGAGACGATTCCAAAGCGTGACATCGTTGTAGCAGATGACTC GAGCAAAACTGTCACAATATCTCTTTGGAATGATCTTGCCACCACTACTGGTCAGGAGCTCTTGGACATGGTTGACTCTGCGCCTATCGTTGCGATAAAGTGCATGAAAGTATCTGACTTTCAAG GTTTGTCTCTGTCAACTGTGGGTAAAAGTACAATTGCAGTGAATCCTGACTTGCCTGAGGCCGAAAAGCTTAGAGCTTG GTATGATTCTGAAGGCAAGGGTACTTCAATGGCATCAGTTGGTTCGGATATGGGTGCATCAAGGGCTGGTGGAGCGAGATCCATGTACAGTGATAGAGTTTTTCTATCTCACATCACAAGTGACCCCAACTTGGGGCAGGATAAG CCCGTGTTCTTCAGTCTGAATGCCTACATAAGCCTCATCAAGCCTGATCAAACCATGTGGTACCGGGCTTGCAAGACCTGCAACAAGAAGGTGACTGAGGGAATTGGATCAGGATACTGGTGCGAAGGCTGCCAGAAGAATGACGCTGAGTGCTCACTGAG GTACATCATGGTCATCAAGGTCTCCGACCCTACTGGTGAGGCCTGGTTTTCTTTGTTCAACGACCAGGCCGAGAGGATCGTTGGCTGCAGCGCAGACGAGCTTGATCGGATCAGGAAGGAG GAGGGTGATGACAGCTACCTTCTCAAGCTGAAGGAAGCTACCTGGGTTCCTCACCTGTTCCGCGTCAGTGTCACTCAGAATGAGTACATGAACGAGAAGAGGCAAAGGATCACTGTGAGAAGCGAAGCTCCGGTAGACCACGCAGCTGAAGCCAAGTACCTGCTCGAGGAGATAGCAAAGCTTACTGCTTTCTAG